Proteins co-encoded in one Urocitellus parryii isolate mUroPar1 unplaced genomic scaffold, mUroPar1.hap1 Scaffold_95, whole genome shotgun sequence genomic window:
- the LOC144253114 gene encoding heterogeneous nuclear ribonucleoprotein C-like, which yields MASNVTNKTDPRSMNSRVFIGNLNTLVVKKSDVEAIFSKYGKIVGCSVHKGFAFVQYVNERNARAAVAGEDGRMIAGQVLDINLASEPKVNRGKAGVKRSAAEMYGSSFDLDYDFQRDYYDRMYSYPARVPPPPPIARAVVLSKCQRVSGNTSRRGKSGFNSKSGQPGSSSKSGKLKGDDLQAIKKELTQIKQKVDSLLESLEKIEKEQSKQAVETKNDKSEEEQSSSSLKKDETNVKMESEGGADDSAEEGDLQDDDDNEDQGDDQLELIKDDEKEAEEGEDDRDSANGEDDS from the exons AAGTCTGATGTGGAAGCAATCTTCTCCAAGTATGGAAAAATTGTGGGCTGCTCTGTCCATAAAGGCTTTGCCTTTGTCCAGTATGTTAATGAGAGAAATGCCAGGGCTGCTGTAGCAGGAGAGGATGGCAGAATGATTGCTGGCCAGGTTTTAGATATTAATCTGGCTTCAGAGCCAAAAGTGAACAGAGGAAAGGCAGGTGTGAAACGATCTGCAGCGGAGATGTACGG CTCCTCTTTTGACTTGGACTATGATTTTCAACGTGATTATTATGACAGGATGTATAGTTACCCAGCAcgagttcctcctcctcctcctattgcTAGGGCTGTAGTGCTCTCTAAATGTCAGCGTGTTTCAGGAAACACCTCCCGAAGGGGCAAAAGTGGCTTCAATTCTAAGAGTGGACAGCCGGGATCTTCTTCCAAGTCTGGAAAGTTGAAAGGAGATGACCTTCAGGCCATTAAGAAGGAGCtgacccaaataaaacaaaaagtggaTTCTCTTCTGGAAAGtctggaaaaaattgaaaaggagcaGAGCAAACAAGCAGTAGAGACGAAGAATGATAAGTCGGAAGAGGAGCAGAGCAGCAGCTCCCTGAAGAAAGATGAAACTAATGTGAAGATGGAGTCTGAGGGGGGTGCAGATGACTCTGCTGAGGAGGGGGATCTAcaggatgatgatgataatgaagaTCAGGGGGATGACCAGCTGGAGTTGATCAAGGATGATgaaaaagaggcagaggaaggagaggatgaCAGAGACAGCGCCAATGGCGAGGATGACTCTTAA